The following proteins are co-located in the Toxotes jaculatrix isolate fToxJac2 chromosome 9, fToxJac2.pri, whole genome shotgun sequence genome:
- the LOC121187349 gene encoding uncharacterized protein LOC121187349 isoform X1, whose translation MLITMLTAMYMMVRVVESIGVRFARQQDPLPYMVSQPLPWQVHSVSLSRRSSKADEFDGLRRNSIGVYRKNYVSMAIASTSLAIPCVLSCSDSNASNGTCTIPAVPPLSPVEVEKAASTIQTHFRKFQQKKQKNGK comes from the exons ATGTTGATCACCATGCTAACAGCCATGTACATGATGGTCAGAGTCGTAGAATCG ATAGGGGTACGGTTTGCACGGCAACAGGACCCTTTACCTTACATGGTGTCCCAGCCTTTGCCTTGGCAGGTTCACTCAGTGTCACTCAGTCGGAGGAGCAGCAAAGCAGATGAG TTTGATGGCCTGAGGAGGAACAGCATAGGCGTGTATAGAAAGA ACTATGTCTCCATGGCTATTGCCTCTACCTCTCTGGCTATCCCCTGTGTCCTGTCGTGCTCAGACTCCAATGCCAGCAATGGGACGTGCACCATTCCTGCTGTTCCTCCACTGAGCCCCGTTGAAGTTGAGAAGGCCGCTTCTACCATCCAGACCCATTTCAGGAAGTTCcaacagaagaaacagaagaacgGCAAGTAG
- the LOC121187349 gene encoding uncharacterized protein LOC121187349 isoform X4, whose product MLITMLTAMYMMVRVVESIGVRFARQQDPLPYMVSQPLPWQVHSVSLSRRSSKADEFDGLRRNSIGVYRKNSNASNGTCTIPAVPPLSPVEVEKAASTIQTHFRKFQQKKQKNGK is encoded by the exons ATGTTGATCACCATGCTAACAGCCATGTACATGATGGTCAGAGTCGTAGAATCG ATAGGGGTACGGTTTGCACGGCAACAGGACCCTTTACCTTACATGGTGTCCCAGCCTTTGCCTTGGCAGGTTCACTCAGTGTCACTCAGTCGGAGGAGCAGCAAAGCAGATGAG TTTGATGGCCTGAGGAGGAACAGCATAGGCGTGTATAGAAAGA ACTCCAATGCCAGCAATGGGACGTGCACCATTCCTGCTGTTCCTCCACTGAGCCCCGTTGAAGTTGAGAAGGCCGCTTCTACCATCCAGACCCATTTCAGGAAGTTCcaacagaagaaacagaagaacgGCAAGTAG
- the LOC121187349 gene encoding uncharacterized protein LOC121187349 isoform X3, producing the protein MIGVRFARQQDPLPYMVSQPLPWQVHSVSLSRRSSKADEFDGLRRNSIGVYRKNYVSMAIASTSLAIPCVLSCSDSNASNGTCTIPAVPPLSPVEVEKAASTIQTHFRKFQQKKQKNGK; encoded by the exons ATAGGGGTACGGTTTGCACGGCAACAGGACCCTTTACCTTACATGGTGTCCCAGCCTTTGCCTTGGCAGGTTCACTCAGTGTCACTCAGTCGGAGGAGCAGCAAAGCAGATGAG TTTGATGGCCTGAGGAGGAACAGCATAGGCGTGTATAGAAAGA ACTATGTCTCCATGGCTATTGCCTCTACCTCTCTGGCTATCCCCTGTGTCCTGTCGTGCTCAGACTCCAATGCCAGCAATGGGACGTGCACCATTCCTGCTGTTCCTCCACTGAGCCCCGTTGAAGTTGAGAAGGCCGCTTCTACCATCCAGACCCATTTCAGGAAGTTCcaacagaagaaacagaagaacgGCAAGTAG
- the LOC121187349 gene encoding uncharacterized protein LOC121187349 isoform X5: MMRQSMWKVQQSSLTQHFDGLRRNSIGVYRKNYVSMAIASTSLAIPCVLSCSDSNASNGTCTIPAVPPLSPVEVEKAASTIQTHFRKFQQKKQKNGK, encoded by the exons ATGATGAGACAGAGCATGTGGAAAGTTCAGCAGTCAAGCTTGACTCAGCAT TTTGATGGCCTGAGGAGGAACAGCATAGGCGTGTATAGAAAGA ACTATGTCTCCATGGCTATTGCCTCTACCTCTCTGGCTATCCCCTGTGTCCTGTCGTGCTCAGACTCCAATGCCAGCAATGGGACGTGCACCATTCCTGCTGTTCCTCCACTGAGCCCCGTTGAAGTTGAGAAGGCCGCTTCTACCATCCAGACCCATTTCAGGAAGTTCcaacagaagaaacagaagaacgGCAAGTAG
- the LOC121187349 gene encoding uncharacterized protein LOC121187349 isoform X7 has protein sequence MWKVQQSSLTQHFDGLRRNSIGVYRKNYVSMAIASTSLAIPCVLSCSDSNASNGTCTIPAVPPLSPVEVEKAASTIQTHFRKFQQKKQKNGK, from the exons ATGTGGAAAGTTCAGCAGTCAAGCTTGACTCAGCAT TTTGATGGCCTGAGGAGGAACAGCATAGGCGTGTATAGAAAGA ACTATGTCTCCATGGCTATTGCCTCTACCTCTCTGGCTATCCCCTGTGTCCTGTCGTGCTCAGACTCCAATGCCAGCAATGGGACGTGCACCATTCCTGCTGTTCCTCCACTGAGCCCCGTTGAAGTTGAGAAGGCCGCTTCTACCATCCAGACCCATTTCAGGAAGTTCcaacagaagaaacagaagaacgGCAAGTAG